The window TGATTGACAGAAAATCAATAGTAGGCCTAGCCCTAACTAGGCTAGCTGCGGGCTAGCCGGAGGCATGTTGGCGGGTCTCAGAGCTGAGAGGAGCCGCAGGCTGCAGGAGCGACCCGGGAGAAGCTTTCCTCTTCAACACCGGCACAGGTACGACTTCCACACCTCCAAGTTCTACAGGACAGCTGTGGCCGGGAGCACGTGGGACGGACTCACACATGGAAAGTACTCGAGTAGTTGTAATACCAGTAAATATGTCGTGTCACtccgtctttttttttaataaactccaAGCTTACTGGAACACTTATGGCTACAGCTCGATGATCACTAATGATAATTTATGGAAAAGCGTCGAGGTTCAGTAGACATAAAGATGAATTTGTTATATGCTATATATGATTTCACGGTGGTACTCAGAAGAAAATGTCGTTTATGAAGTTAGAAATCTGGACCATACGGCGGGAGGGGGGGCGCAGTCATATTCATCGCAGTGACACATTCCAGTTATTAGCTCAAGGCAAACATGTCATCTACTCAAATGGAGCTTTATTATAAAAGCTCATATCACTCGTGAATGGTACTCAGTGAACCTGCCAAAGCAGCCGATCTGACAGGGTTCCCCTGTTTCCTACATACAGTAGCCTACCTTACCTGCACCTTACCTGTACCTGTAacttagggtgaccagacgtccccggtttccggggacagtccccgattttggcgacctgtccccggctggatctgtccccggaaatgtccccgcttttcactgtgactgacagacccgaaattggaatgaaagaaagaaataatgccaaaacgtagccgatggtCGCACACCCTGCccacgcaggctccagacagaagccagcggtgctcagaggggttttagaaagccgtgtgttacgatgcaaatcactgattatttacatggagtctggtgggtttagcgaacgctatttcgcggacttttatgtttaaaaggATTTAATCTttacagaaaggttgacctccttagaaatcctttccataatgttgtcagacacttagaatattaatctagTCTGTTAGCACCAACAAGCACTTTataacgtaaatacaagctggacaattatcctattaacttacactgtagcttgtttctgccgactggcGATCTCGTTTATATCAATGTCAAAGAAAATATTGTCctcagtatttttttgttgtatctgattctcaatgagctgttcagaaacaagccttgagcaataaagcaaaagctgtcagataaatgtgttcagtaaacattacaacatttgaATATTgaactttctatcttgaaatttaagacttttctatcttgaaatattaggactataggactttctatcttgaaatattaactattaggactttctatttaaaatattaggactttcatcttgaagtattaggatttttatcttgaaatattaggactttctattcttgaaacattcccctctgaggtgtagtggagtggagtatgaagtagcagcagggtgGGTTTAGGATCagactttggggggggggggggggggctcccctaataagaacagctctcggtctagtgtccccgttttaagctttacaaaagtaaaaacattacttgttttggaggtaaatacgcttctgagctgaaaatgtccccggattttgtctgaaaatctggtcaccttactgtAACTGTCCTATACCTACATACTATATGCCCACACCTATATCTGTCCTTGCTCATATTTGACCTGCTGATCCTGTGTAACAACATCTCATCCTTTTACTAATTTTGGATTTTCCTTTGGACATCCTGTCAGGACGAGGACAGGATGTGGACACCGGCTCTTCAGGTGGTTTTCATTGGCTTATACCTACAGGTATGTGTACAACATtgcgattctaggatcagacctttaggggggctcagccaGTAGTGTGGTCTAGTTTAGCTTTagccaggatttccatatacccgcTGAAAAATGCATAATTGcacatactttccattataattttgatatattttgaattgtcaattgtgttttttcttcttcaaccAGGCCAAATCAAGGGATTTCCTCTGGTACATAAAAGTGTGTCAGAGTGGTCCGACTAGACCAAATTTGGAGATTATGAAGTTCCTCATTCCACAGTTCCTGTTACTCTGTCAGCCGCTACATCAGGCCGGGTCTGGGGTTAGGACACACTGGCACAGGTTCAAACCCTGACTCGGAGCTAACAGATATATTTGCAACCTCTAACTTGAAGcactaaaaatgatttaaaaaaatatatatattatttttaggGGGTTGAGATGAAATTGAAGGGGCTTGAACCCCCTAAAAAGAGTCTAAAATCACCCACGATTAGTTGTACTTTGTTTAGTAAAAGAATAGTTAGAAGACAGTAACCagaaatgaatttaaaaaaaaaactaaattctaGTCTGATTCATATTCCTGCCTGACAATAAATAAAGAGTCAAGCTCAATAATTAACATGTTTTgaatggattaaaaaaacataatcagtGCTGTTTTTGAGTCTTTATAGTAAATTAAGCTAACTAGCTCCATGTTCAAATAATATTGCGATtgtgaaaatattgcgatattctGTCATATATTGCAagttattacctttttttcaacttcaaatTAGGTCCCCATAGAAAgattttgtcaacatctgttatAAAAAagattcattattttgtttgttcatttccttccacttcaatttttttcaataaatgtaataattaaaaaaaattagccaAAAAGTTAAACACTAATGTGCaatttttataatataagatgacATATATTCTTGGcctctgtgtatcgatacagtatttccacggaaaatattgcaatattatgCTATATTgattttccccccacccctaatattTACAATACAGACTtcgagagtggtatcaatcttttcatcCAACTGTTAGCCAGAAAGCTAATAAGCATATATCTTAAAATAATGTAACTTTCCTACCTGCAGGTACCAACATGCTACCCATCATGCACCTTGTACAACCTTGTGGCTAACTGCGCCTACCAGCACCACCACTGGGTTCCTGCTCTGCCTCCCAACATCACCCACCTCTTCCTGGAGATGAACTACATCAGCGAGATCAACAGCAGCTCCCTCAGAAGCTATGACCAGCTGCAGCAGCTAGATCTTGGAAACCAGAAGCTGCAGCTGGTCATCAGGAACAACGCGTTCCTCAGGCAGAGAAAACTGACCCGGTTGGTCCTAGGCTCTAATCCTGGCCTTCACATGGAGCCAAGGGCTTTTGCAGGACTGTTCAATTTACAACACCTGTTTTTGGATTATTGCAATTTGACAGACTCCATACTAGCAGAAAGCTTTCTGGAGCCACTTTTGTCCTTAGAAACGCTGAATCTCTTTGCTAATAACATAGTGAGACTCCGGCCAGGATTGTTCTTTTCAAAACTCACAAAGTTCACACAGCTGAACCTCAAACTGAATCAGATCGAAAGCTTATGTGAAGAAGATCTTGTTGGTTTCCGGGGGAAATACTTCACACTCCTGAACTTGCAATCCAATTACTTCAGGGAGAGTAGAGATTTTGGCTGGGAAAGAAGCGGGAACCCTTTCAGAGGGATGGCCTTTAATATCCTTGACTTATCCATCAATGGGTTTGACGTGGACATGTCAAGACAATTCTTTAAAGCCATAGATGGTACTCCCATTGCTCATCTTATATTCTCTGGCCACATGGGCAAAGGCTTTTCACATGAAAACCTCCCCGATCCAGATGAAAGCACATTCCAAGGTCTCATGAACAGTTCAGTTGAAATTTTTGATCTATCTAGATGCAAAATATTTGCTTTGAAGAAAGCTTTTTTAAGTCCTCTAAAGGATGCAATAATTATTGACATTTCACTTAACAAAATCAATCAGATTAACAGAAATGCCTTCAATGGACTTCAAGGACATTTACGAATGCTCAACCTGTCATTCAACCTCTTAGGAGAAATACATTCGTACACATTCACCAACCTGACAGATCTGCGGGTGTTGGATTTGTCTAACAACCATATTGGTGCATTGGGGTACAAAGCATTCAGTGGTCTTCCAAAATTGCGAGCGTTATATCTGACAGGAAATTCACTGCGAAATCTGGGTAACCCCGCCCCATTACCAAACTTGGATATTCTTCTTTTAAAGGACAATAAGTTGAATTCTCTATGCCGAATCAATGAATTGGGCAAGAGCAGTATCCATGTGGACATTTCAGACAACAGATTATCAAATTTAAATGATGTTTATTGGATGTTAACTCAATTCAGTCGTCTCCTAAATTTGTTTTATGGTGGCAACATCGTCAAGTGGTGCCGTCAGGAAGTGACAGTACCTTATAATAATAGCTTGCAAGTGCTGGATCTCCATGACAGT of the Etheostoma spectabile isolate EspeVRDwgs_2016 chromosome 18, UIUC_Espe_1.0, whole genome shotgun sequence genome contains:
- the tlr5b gene encoding toll-like receptor 5b, producing MWTPALQVVFIGLYLQVPTCYPSCTLYNLVANCAYQHHHWVPALPPNITHLFLEMNYISEINSSSLRSYDQLQQLDLGNQKLQLVIRNNAFLRQRKLTRLVLGSNPGLHMEPRAFAGLFNLQHLFLDYCNLTDSILAESFLEPLLSLETLNLFANNIVRLRPGLFFSKLTKFTQLNLKLNQIESLCEEDLVGFRGKYFTLLNLQSNYFRESRDFGWERSGNPFRGMAFNILDLSINGFDVDMSRQFFKAIDGTPIAHLIFSGHMGKGFSHENLPDPDESTFQGLMNSSVEIFDLSRCKIFALKKAFLSPLKDAIIIDISLNKINQINRNAFNGLQGHLRMLNLSFNLLGEIHSYTFTNLTDLRVLDLSNNHIGALGYKAFSGLPKLRALYLTGNSLRNLGNPAPLPNLDILLLKDNKLNSLCRINELGKSSIHVDISDNRLSNLNDVYWMLTQFSRLLNLFYGGNIVKWCRQEVTVPYNNSLQVLDLHDSSLNMLWGQGHCLDLFDPLENLLGLNLSFNSLATFPQGIFRGLGSIIEMDLSSNALTYLQPDLLPASLQSLDLSNNFLASPDPGIFRSLSVLSLAANRFHCDCHLENFLTWLNETNVSFLSPVTEYTCEFPAALQNLPLLDYFAIIEPCEEDDETVVQDLKFALFIFSTLLIITATLGGVAYARLRGRIFIFYRKIVSRVVEGPKPTPPVDDVQYDAFFCFSSSDHGWVEAALLKKLDTEFSEENIFHCCFEARDFLPGGDHLSNIRDAIWSSRKTVCVVSNEFLKDGWCLEAFTLAQGRTLEELTHVLIMLVVGKVAHYQLMKYNAVRAVVQRRQYLVWPEDPQDLDWFYERLVSQMLKDTKMKVLAEDRREPAQPDVQRQSEDGIQLENIGAVAM